The DNA window TATTGCCGCGGAGCATGAAAATTGGACGGCTATGAATGCGGATTTACAGGTCACCAACCAAACCCTTGTCTGCGCGGACTTTCGGGTGACACCAGGCAGAGCTGAGGCCTTGCCCAGTGACGTCTACAGGGCTGAATGTCCGCGAATATATTGCCCACGGACCTGCGGCGCCATCCCGAGATTGCTGACCGGGGCTGTAAAATTGGCCTGCATATCAAACCAGCCACAGCGAATGAAGCCGAGAGGTGACGATGCGCTGTTCaggaggctgagaaggcgGAAAGGCAGTTGAACACATCGTCAGCCACCAATAGTGGAGAAGCCTCTGACGAGTCTCTGCTCCAGACATGCTCAGCCTGAAGAATACAGACTGCAGATGCCTTGCGTCGGCGATGCTGTGGCTGGACACGATCTTCACGCCTCTGAGAGGACAAGAGGCAAAGGTCATGCGCGCTCTCATCACCGAATCACTGATGCGCAAAGGCAGCTCAAAAGGAGGCCTCGAGTGACGCATGGGCGCCTTGCAAAATCGTCAAATGCCTTTTTGCGTTATGGATGCTAAGCTTTATCGCGGAACTCAAATCCACGCGTACCATCTAGCCCAAAGAGGCATATCGCCCTGTGCATCCGGCAGCAAATTGCGCCAAGCTGAAGCTCCGAGCACGACTTGGCACCGCTCTGACAGCCACCACCTCGAATTGCGACACCGTGTCCGCCACTATGGTCTGCTAGTACAAGTAGCTCTGCTTTTTCCAATTAAGCTCTCCTTAACTCGTCTGGACATTTCCAACCGCTCCTTCGCCCAGGCATTTGTATATCTTCCCTTCAACGAgaccttttctctctcgttttctgcttctccatcccTTCTCCCCCCGCTGCGATCCACCTCATCTGCAGCTTCGACAGGCGACCCCTCTCTGCTCGATACCGctgtcattttttttttcgcctccAGCCTTGACCCAGGCCTGCCCATATAAAGAAGCCGACACACGCTGCACCCTCGGCCCGTAATCACGCGAGCTTGCTGGCAGCGCGGTTTTGCCCCTCCCACATTAGCGGCACGGATTTCGTGATAGAAGACCAGACTCGAACATCATGTCGGCACCAAGGACtcggagaagagctgcccAGGAAAAGCTCGAGCAGGTCTCTGATGACGACCACTCGCCGGCCGTCGTGGACGGCAACGGCTCGGCCCACGATGCGCCGGAAGCCTCGGATTCTGATTctgacggcgacgagaacATCTTTCTGTTCTGGCCCAACATCATAGGTACGCGGTGAAGCTGGAGCGTCAAGATTCCGTggaaaacaagacaaaactTATGAGCTGTCGCTAATGATGCTGGTTATTAGGCTACTGCCGAATCGTCCTTGCTATTGCGTCCCTCTACTACATGCCCCTGCACCCTCGCACCTGTTCGTTACTCTACAGCGTTTCGTGCTTGCTCGACGCTCTCGACGGATATGCTGCCCGAGCCTTCAACCAGTCGACTCGCTTTGGCGCTGTCCTGGACATGGTCACGGATCGCTGCACCACCTCGTGCTTGCTGGTCTTCTTGTCCTCGGCCTTCCCGCGATgggccatcatcttccagagCTTGATTGCGCTCGACTTCTCCAGCCATTACATGCACATGTACGCCACCTTGGTTGTTGGCGGGTCCGACTCTAGCCACAAGA is part of the Trichoderma atroviride chromosome 1, complete sequence genome and encodes:
- a CDS encoding uncharacterized protein (TransMembrane:3 (o52-74i124-145o186-205i)~BUSCO:EOG092D3QR7), with translation MSAPRTRRRAAQEKLEQVSDDDHSPAVVDGNGSAHDAPEASDSDSDGDENIFLFWPNIIGYCRIVLAIASLYYMPLHPRTCSLLYSVSCLLDALDGYAARAFNQSTRFGAVLDMVTDRCTTSCLLVFLSSAFPRWAIIFQSLIALDFSSHYMHMYATLVVGGSDSSHKNIDKSQSWLLNLYYTNKTVLFVFCLFNEVFFIALYLLSFSSPLLSPHLIKSVEETSGGLIQPGVPVNTSLLRQLFPDPFSAAALEIARANKMDSTLPWVITGISFPIMLAKQIINVVQLVKASRWLAEVDIKSRKAKGLGKKARTA